The Chitinophaga sp. H8 region TTGATAATGCGATCAAATATTCGGGCAATGACGCGCAGGTGCATATTCAGTGTATGAAGGAAAAGAATGAGCTGGTGATCAGGGTAAAGGATAATGGGATAGGGATTCCGCGGCTATATCAGGAAAATATCTTTGATAAATTTTTCCGGGTTCCTACCGGCAACCTGCATAATGTAAAAGGTTTTGGTTTAGGCTTGAGTTATGTGAAAAAGATCGTAGATATGCATGGCGGAACGGTGAAGGTGGTCAGTGAACCGGATAAAGGCACTGAATTTATTATACGTATACCTGTTTAGGGGTAATTTGAAATAAGCACTATGGCAAAAGTACTGTTGATAGAAGATGAATGGCAACTCGGGCAGATTGTTAAGGACAGCCTGGAGATGAGGGGGTTTGATATGTTATATGCAGCAGATGGACGGGAAGGTTTGCAGATGTTCCAGCAACATAAGCCTGATGTGGTGGTCCTGGACATTATGATGCCTAATATGGATGGCTTTATGGTGACGGCTGAGATACGCAAGACGGACAAATATACGCCTATCATTTTCCTGACAGCCAAATCGCAGACAGTGGATGTGGTAAAAGGTTTTGAGCTGGGAGGCAATGATTATCTGAAGAAGCCCTTTAGTATGGATGAGCTGATTGTCCGTATCAAGGCGTTGCTGAAGCGGTTTGATGAGCAGCCTGTTCCACAGGAAGCAGATGAAGGCAGTGTTATTATAGGGCAATATGCCTTTAACTATGCTAAGCAAACCCTTACCAGGAACCATAATACGGAGTTCATGTCGCACAGGGAGGCTGAGATATTAAGACGTTTATATGAGCATAAGAATGAGGTGATGGAGCGTAAAAAAGTATTGCTGGACCTTTGGGGAGATGATAATTTTTTTAATGCCCGTAGTATGGATGTGTTTATTACCAAATTGCGCCGTTATCTGAAAGATGATTCCCGTGTACAGATTGTAAATATCCGGGGAGTAGGGTATAAACTGATCTTCTGACAGCGGTTAATGTTCCAGGTTATTATCTGTTTCAAAAGTAATGCTCACTTTGGTGCCCATAGGTTCGTTGATTTCATTCGCGATATCTGACACCTGTA contains the following coding sequences:
- a CDS encoding response regulator transcription factor — encoded protein: MAKVLLIEDEWQLGQIVKDSLEMRGFDMLYAADGREGLQMFQQHKPDVVVLDIMMPNMDGFMVTAEIRKTDKYTPIIFLTAKSQTVDVVKGFELGGNDYLKKPFSMDELIVRIKALLKRFDEQPVPQEADEGSVIIGQYAFNYAKQTLTRNHNTEFMSHREAEILRRLYEHKNEVMERKKVLLDLWGDDNFFNARSMDVFITKLRRYLKDDSRVQIVNIRGVGYKLIF